The Denticeps clupeoides chromosome 1, fDenClu1.1, whole genome shotgun sequence genome segment GAATTTGCGTTTCATGCAAAATCATGTCAGTTTGGGTTGTAATAGATACCGTTTAGTCCTTACCTTATAAAACGCTCCGCTGTCTCTCCACATTCAGAGTATCAAGCTTCTATCTTCTGCCTCCAACTTCTAGGTTATTACAGATTTTTCAGGTGAACCACCATGACAATGCTACGCATTCTGCTGGTCTGCTGCATCGCCTTCATGCCGATGATCAAAGCAGGTGAGGAAGAAGATTTATTACACAGAAGCAGGAGAACCAGTCTGAAagcttcaaataaaaaaaaaaaaatttttgatACTACTGAGCAATTCCCTTCtgcaattttattattataatttatttgaagtgttgcattttctttttcttttttttttttagataccGCTTGGAGCATTTATGGGTCTCGTTATTTCAAGGTGGTCACCGCCCCGAAAGACTGGAACAGTGCAGAGGTATTTACTCTCTCTTTTTCATGCAGGATGAAcggattatttttttcatgcaggatgAACAGGTTTAATTTTTTCTGTAGCTGGACTGTCAGAACCAAGGTGGGAACCTGGCCTCTATTCACTCTGCTGAGGAACATGCATTCCTAGTTAGCCTTGTAAAGACTGTGGGCAACATCAATGTCTGGATCGGACGCTCTGATGCTGTCAAGGTGAGTGTTGACGAAACAGCAGAGAACAGTCGGGGGTTCAAGACCATGGCGTGTTG includes the following:
- the LOC114794127 gene encoding galactose-specific lectin nattectin-like, yielding MTMLRILLVCCIAFMPMIKADTAWSIYGSRYFKVVTAPKDWNSAELDCQNQGGNLASIHSAEEHAFLVSLVKTVGNINVWIGRSDAVKEGSWIWSDGRKSQISKWGPGEPNNAGNGEHCAELFVPHGFLWNDSICSLAKPYVCAKNV